In Malania oleifera isolate guangnan ecotype guangnan chromosome 8, ASM2987363v1, whole genome shotgun sequence, a single window of DNA contains:
- the LOC131162425 gene encoding protein SMALL AUXIN UP-REGULATED RNA 51-like, with the protein MAAISRKTHKLPQTAGLKQILRRCSYSLGKTSTKLGYDEEGHPVDVPKGHFAVYVGQNRSRYIVPISFLTRPEFQSLLRQAEEEFGFDHDMGLTIPCEEVVFKSLTSMLR; encoded by the coding sequence ATGGCGGCCATAAGCAGGAAAACTCACAAGCTGCCCCAAACAGCAGGTCTGAAGCAAATCTTGAGGCGATGCTCTTACAGCCTCGGGAAGACTTCTACGAAACTGGGCTACGACGAAGAAGGCCACCCCGTCGACGTCCCGAAGGGGCATTTCGCTGTATACGTCGGCCAGAACCGGAGCAGGTACATAGTGCCCATCTCCTTCTTGACCCGACCCGAATTCCAGAGCTTGCTCCGCCAGGCCGAAGAAGAATTCGGGTTCGACCACGACATGGGTCTCACCATCCCCTGCGAAGAAGTCGTTTTTAAGTCTCTGACTTCCATGCTCAGATGA